From the genome of Pseudomonadota bacterium:
GCGCATATGCTCGACCACATAGCGGTCGCCCACGGCCGTGCGCGCCAGGATCAGGCCCAGGCCGGCCAGGTGGCGTTCCAGCCCCAGGTTGGACATGACCGTGGCCACAACGCCGCCGCCTTTCAGCTGGCCCTCGCGGGCCATCTGCCCGGCAATCAGGGCCATCAGCTGGTCCCCGTCGATGATCCGGCCCTGCTCGTCCACCAGGATCAGGCGGTCGGCATCGCCGTCCAGGGCGATCCCCAGTTGGGCCTGGTGCAGGACCACCTGCTCCTGCAGGCGCTCGGGATGGACAGCCCCGCAATCCCTGTTGATGTTGGTCCCGTCGGGAGCCACGGCCATGGGGACAACGTCGACCCCCAGCTCCCACAGGACAGTAGGCGCCACCTTGTAGGCCGCGCCATGGGCACAGTCCACGACCACCTTCAGCCCGTCCAGTCTCTGCCCGCGCGGAAGGGTATTCTTGGCAAACTCGATATAGCGGCCGCTGGCATCCTCCAGCCTTTTGGCACGCCCCAGACCGGACGCAGCAGCCATATCAGGCGTAAAGGGTTTTGCCAGACGCGCCTCGATGGCCGCCTCGGTCTCATCCGACAGCTTGTAGCCGTCCGCACCGAACAGCTTGATCCCGTTGTCCTCGTACGGATTGTGGGAAGCGGAGATCATCACCCCCAGATCCGCGCGCAGGGACCGTGTCAGCATGGCCACCGCCGGCGTGGGCACAGGGCCCACCATGATCACGTCCATGCCCATGGAGGTAAAGCCGGCCGCCAGCGCAGGCTC
Proteins encoded in this window:
- the glmM gene encoding phosphoglucosamine mutase, encoding MRKLFGTDGIRGTANTEPMTAETALRVAMAAALELRRGRHRHQVLIGKDTRLSGYMLEPALAAGFTSMGMDVIMVGPVPTPAVAMLTRSLRADLGVMISASHNPYEDNGIKLFGADGYKLSDETEAAIEARLAKPFTPDMAAASGLGRAKRLEDASGRYIEFAKNTLPRGQRLDGLKVVVDCAHGAAYKVAPTVLWELGVDVVPMAVAPDGTNINRDCGAVHPERLQEQVVLHQAQLGIALDGDADRLILVDEQGRIIDGDQLMALIAGQMAREGQLKGGGVVATVMSNLGLERHLAGLGLILARTAVGDRYVVEHMRSHGFNVGGEQSGHIVLADHGTTGDGLVAALQVLSVLHRQEKQASAVTRIFEPLPQKITSVRFSGDNPLDRPAVKAVIRDMTDRLKDHGRLLVRKSGTEPVIRVMAEAEDPAMIDEALSLVTGALGKTG